From Etheostoma spectabile isolate EspeVRDwgs_2016 chromosome 19, UIUC_Espe_1.0, whole genome shotgun sequence, the proteins below share one genomic window:
- the caap1 gene encoding caspase activity and apoptosis inhibitor 1 isoform X1 — MLKKKSSSTEKKRKHSQSEERHENNKRRSGESFLEQGSKDELADAELDRIGSDIEEGGLNLTLPFQPITAYVTNKREMLEQCLHVLGEKKLRKMLPDELKDCSLEEIQKMCWEQLEPISENNLLQILAGEELTSGNGDENTEDALESQQDNNVDSTSCLKETAKTEDPKQEGGGSGEESDVLSINADTYDSDIEGPKEEQTVKAVDRALRVVDSSRESADPLVNPDPANPEPSTGLQQTEAKKDIQSDIDKSVSEILALSSSSNEEEAKEQSVPPQSTDVSLPVQGAPVSSRAPTAGQPSIQQLELLELEMRARAIKALMKASDGKKMSVTKNV; from the exons ATgctcaaaaagaaatcaagtaGCACTGAAAAGAAACGAAAACACTCGCAGTCTGAAGAAAGACACGAAAACAATAAACGCAGAAGTGGCGAATCCTTCTTGGAG CAGGGCTCTAAGGACGAACTGGCTGATGCAGAGCTGGACAGGATTGGCAGTGACATTGAGGAGGGCGGACTAAACCTCACCCTGCCGTTCCAGCCCATCACAGCTTATGTCACCAACAAGCGGGAGATGCTGGAGCAGTGTCTCCATGTGCTGGGGGAGAAGAAGCTACGGAAAATGCTGCCTGATGAACTCAAG GACTGTAGTTTGGAGGAAATCCAAAAGATGTGCTGGGAGCAACTGGAGCCAATCTCAGAGAACAATCTCTTACAGATCTTAGCAG gGGAGGAGCTGACATCTGGAAATGGTGATgaaaacacagaagatgccTTGGAAAGCCA GCAAGACAATAATGTGGACTCTACATCTTGCCTCAAAGAAACTGCAAAAACTGAGGACCCTAAGCAAG agggTGGTGGTTCAGGTGAGGAGAGTGACGTCCTAAGCATAAACGCAGACACGTACGATAGTGACATAGAAGGACCCAAAGAGGAGCAGACTGTTAAAGCTGTGGACAGGGCATTGAGAGTAGTggacagcagcagggagagcGCTGACCCACTTGTAAACCCTGACCCAGCAAACCCTGAACCTTCCACAGGCCTTCAACAAACCGAAGCAAAAAAAGACATCCAAAGCGACATCGACAAAAGTGTCAGTGAGATATTAGCACTTTCATCCTCTTCAAACGAAGAGGAAGCTAAAGAACAGAGCGTACCGCCGCAGTCCACAGATGTTAGTTTACCTGTGCAGGGCGCTCCTGTTTCAAGTCGTGCACCTACAGCAGGTCAGCCGTCAATTCAGCAACTGGAGCTTCTGGAGTTGGAAATGAGGGCGAGGGCCATCAAGGCCCTGATGAAAGCAAGtgatgggaaaaaaatgtctgtaacCAAAAATGTGTAG
- the caap1 gene encoding caspase activity and apoptosis inhibitor 1 isoform X2 — protein sequence MLKKKSSSTEKKRKHSQSEERHENNKRRSGESFLEGSKDELADAELDRIGSDIEEGGLNLTLPFQPITAYVTNKREMLEQCLHVLGEKKLRKMLPDELKDCSLEEIQKMCWEQLEPISENNLLQILAGEELTSGNGDENTEDALESQQDNNVDSTSCLKETAKTEDPKQEGGGSGEESDVLSINADTYDSDIEGPKEEQTVKAVDRALRVVDSSRESADPLVNPDPANPEPSTGLQQTEAKKDIQSDIDKSVSEILALSSSSNEEEAKEQSVPPQSTDVSLPVQGAPVSSRAPTAGQPSIQQLELLELEMRARAIKALMKASDGKKMSVTKNV from the exons ATgctcaaaaagaaatcaagtaGCACTGAAAAGAAACGAAAACACTCGCAGTCTGAAGAAAGACACGAAAACAATAAACGCAGAAGTGGCGAATCCTTCTTGGAG GGCTCTAAGGACGAACTGGCTGATGCAGAGCTGGACAGGATTGGCAGTGACATTGAGGAGGGCGGACTAAACCTCACCCTGCCGTTCCAGCCCATCACAGCTTATGTCACCAACAAGCGGGAGATGCTGGAGCAGTGTCTCCATGTGCTGGGGGAGAAGAAGCTACGGAAAATGCTGCCTGATGAACTCAAG GACTGTAGTTTGGAGGAAATCCAAAAGATGTGCTGGGAGCAACTGGAGCCAATCTCAGAGAACAATCTCTTACAGATCTTAGCAG gGGAGGAGCTGACATCTGGAAATGGTGATgaaaacacagaagatgccTTGGAAAGCCA GCAAGACAATAATGTGGACTCTACATCTTGCCTCAAAGAAACTGCAAAAACTGAGGACCCTAAGCAAG agggTGGTGGTTCAGGTGAGGAGAGTGACGTCCTAAGCATAAACGCAGACACGTACGATAGTGACATAGAAGGACCCAAAGAGGAGCAGACTGTTAAAGCTGTGGACAGGGCATTGAGAGTAGTggacagcagcagggagagcGCTGACCCACTTGTAAACCCTGACCCAGCAAACCCTGAACCTTCCACAGGCCTTCAACAAACCGAAGCAAAAAAAGACATCCAAAGCGACATCGACAAAAGTGTCAGTGAGATATTAGCACTTTCATCCTCTTCAAACGAAGAGGAAGCTAAAGAACAGAGCGTACCGCCGCAGTCCACAGATGTTAGTTTACCTGTGCAGGGCGCTCCTGTTTCAAGTCGTGCACCTACAGCAGGTCAGCCGTCAATTCAGCAACTGGAGCTTCTGGAGTTGGAAATGAGGGCGAGGGCCATCAAGGCCCTGATGAAAGCAAGtgatgggaaaaaaatgtctgtaacCAAAAATGTGTAG